In Nocardioides daphniae, the DNA window GGTGGCGGTTCCTGGCTGTCATCGAGGTGCCTTGGCAGCGCGCGGGCCGGATCGAGGCACGCGACTTCGTGTTGTGGATGCGGCTGGTGGGCCCAGCAGGCCGGCCGGGCGGGTACGCGCCGGCGACGATCAACCACGCCCTCGCGGTGGTCAAGATGTTCTACGCCGACCGGACCCGCGCCGGCGACGGGCCACTGGTCAACCCGGTCCCCGACGCCGTCCATCGAGCCGGACGGAGGTCCCAAGCGCATCACAATCCGATGCAGCCCTTCGCGCCAGGACCGCGGGCGCCACTGCGGCAGAAGATGCCTGAGCGGATTCCTCGCCACCTGCCCGACGGGCTCTTCGACGAGCTGTTCGCTACGTTGCGCTCGGACCGGGACCGTGCCCTGCTGGCGTTCTACGTCTCGACCGGTGCCCGCGCCTCTGAACTCCTCGGCGTCACCGTGGACCTCGTGAATCCCGGCGACCAGCGCATCGGCGTACGTCGGAAGGGCTCGGGCCGGTTGCAGTGGCTACCCGCCTCCGCGGATGCGTTCGTGTGGCTTCGGCTCTACGAGCAGCAGACCGAGCGTCCGGCCGGCGAGCAGGCGTTGTGGCTGACCCGGCGACGTCCGGTGCGCCCGCTGACCTACTCGGCAGCCCGGCGAATGCTGCAACGGGCGAACGAGTCGCTGGGCACGGCCTGGACGCTGCACGACCTGAGGCACACCGCCGCTCAGCGGATGGTCGACGACCCCGCCATGTCGTTGACCGATGTGCAGTGGGTGCTGGGCCACGCCCACATCACCACGACCCAGCTCTATCTGCGTCCGCGGGAGGAAGAGGTCGTCGCCCGCGTGCTGGCCCATCACCGCGACCGGGTTGAACGGCCGTCCACACCACCACCGCCTGTGGACACGGCGGGATACTCCGCCGAGGTGCTGGCGGTGCTGTTCGGCGGGACACGGCCATGAGCGACCACATCGACCCGGTCGCCCACCTTCAGAAGGCCGCGCGCCCGTCGCGCAACGTGCCCGCCAACAACGGTGGCCTACGCCCCAAGGCGCCGACCCCGACGCTTCCGACGCCGGCGATCGCCCGGCCGACAGTGTGGGCCGCCTCCCAGATGAGCTATGAGGAGTTGCTCGCCGCGGTCCGCGACCTGGAATCCGCGAACGGCACCACGTTGTCGAAGCAGATCCGCAGCCAGGTGTTGTTCGCGGAAACCCTCCTCGGTTGGCTGCTGAGGTTCCCCGGGGAGTCGTGGCAGCAACGGTGGCACGCCTCCGGTGCGGACGCAGCCGGAAGGGACTGGACCGCCTTGGCCGCCGAGCCCGACAGACACGGGCACCTTGTCGCTGCTGCGGGCAGGCTCCTGCTGCTGGACGTGATCCGTCCCGACTACTCCTGGCTCTACGCGACCCAGGCCACACCCAGACTCTACGAACGGCTCCGGACGCTGCGTGATCCCGCGGGGTTCGCCGACATGGAGCGTCTTTGCGACGCGGATGCGCGGATGCTGCCGAGCGACCGGCGCCAGGCGTTGAACCAGCTCACCAGGATGCTGGTCCACAACGGCGGCACGTTGGGCGACATCACCCTGCCGGACTGCATCGAGGCCCACCGTGCGCAAGACGGCTACCGTGGCCGGTCTCACCCCCGCTGGTACACGCTGCTCCGGGAGGCCGCGATCCTGCCGGCCGACAGCCCGCCGACCATCTTCGCCGCGTCACGGCGAGGGCAGTTGACGATCGAGGAGATGGTCGACCGCTACGACGTCGTGTGCCGTCCGGTCAGAGACCTGTTCGTCGCCTACCTCTACGAACGCCGTGCCGCGATGGACTACAACTCCATCCGCTACCTCGCGGCCAAGCTCGTCCTCTTGTTCTGGCGCGACCTGGAGATCCACGAGCCCGGCATCGAGTCCCTGCACCTGACCGACGAGGTCGCGCGTCGCTGGAAGACCAGGCTCAGCGGCCCGGTGCTGTACGGCAGCAACCGCGTCGGGAAGAAGCGCGAGGACCCCTACACGATCCTCATGGCCGTCCGTGCTTTCTACGCCGACCTCTCCCACTGGGCGCTGGAGGACTCCGCCCGATGGGCCACCTGGGCCGCACCCTCCCGGTCAACTCCCGCGACCTGGCCGGCATGACCAAGATGCTCAAGCAGTCGCGGTCGCGCACCCACCAGCGCATCCGGGAACTCGCGCCCCTACTTCCACGGCTCGTCGACGCAGCCAGCGACACCCGAGCGGCAGCCAAGGAGCTGCTCGATGCCGCCGCAGCGACCCCGCCCGGCCAGTCGTTCACCCAGGATGGTCACACGCTACGACGAGCGACCCTGAGCGACGACGGGAGCCGCGGCCGGAAGGTCAGTCGTGGCCACGTTTACGTCGACAATCCGGAGTCCGGCGGCACCAGCGACCGGCCGCAGGACAATCGCCGGAACCTAAGCCTTGAGGCCGACCGGGCGTTCTGGGCGTGGGCGCTGGTCGAGGTGCTGCGTCACACCGGGGCACGCATCGAGGAAGTCCTCGAGATCACCCACCGTTCCTTCGTGTCCTACCGGCTGCCCTCGACTGGTGAGGTGATCCCGATGCTGCAGATCACCCCGTCCAAGACCGACAAGGAGCGGCTCTTGGTCATCGGCCCCGAGCTCGCAGTGGCGTTCGCCGAGATCATCTCCCACGTCCGCGGCGACAACGAGCAGCTGCCGCTGGTCAGCCGCTACGACAGCGCCGAACGCGTGCACAGCCCCGAGCTTCCGTACTTGTTTCAACGGCCCTATGGGATAGGCAGGACCGCGATGAGCTCCTCCTACGTCATCAAGCTGCTCGACGAGCTGGTCACCACCGCGAAGATCACCAACAACGGCGGCACACCGGCCAAGTTCAGCCCCCACGACTTCCGAAGGATCTTCGCCACCGAGGCCGTAGCGTCCGGCCTGCCCGTGCACATCACCGCCAAGATCCTGGGCCACGACTCGATCGCGACGACCCAGACCTATGCGGCGGTCTACGACCAGGACGTGATCGAGAACCACCGTGCCTACATCGCCCGCCGGCGAGCACTGCGGCCGTCTCAGGAGTACCGCGAACCCACCGACAGCGAATGGGACGAGTTCCTCGGCCACTTCGCCCAACGCAAACTCGAACTCGGCACCTGCGGGCGTGCCTACGGCACCGGCTGCCAACACGAACACGCCTGCATCCGCTGCCCCATGCTCCGTCCCGACCCCGCACAGCACCAACGGCTTCAGCAGATCATCGACAGCCTCGACGGCCGGATCGCCGAGGCCAGCAATCGGGGCTGGCTCGGCGAGGTCGACGGCCTGCGAACCAGCCGCGCCGCCGCCGAACAGAAACTCACCCAGATGCAGCGCACCGCCACCAACCTCGGCCTGCCCACCGTCCGGAGCCGACTCGACCCGTCGCCGGATGCGTAAGGCGAAGCTCTCTCGCCGTCAGGCCACGAACAGGCCGCGGAGACCCGGGGTGGGTGTCGCCCCATGACCGCCGTTCTAGCCGACGACGCGAAGTCCATCGCGGTCGCGCTCGTTGCCGCGTGGCGATCGCTCCGAGGCCCAGTCGTCGATCGGCTGAGGCGGCGCATGAAGCTGCGGGAGAGTCTCGAACTCCGCGCGATGGGATCCAGTGTCAACCCCGGAACCAGCCGAGAGTGACACGCGTCACACTGGTGTATAGTCGCTATCGATCGGCCAAGAGCGAATCCGATGGCGTCGGTCGAAGCGTCGTTGCGAGGGAGGGTCCGCCAGTGCGGTCATAGAGAATGCGTAGTCTCTGTCTCGGCTCGGCAGCCGTTGTCTGCCTAGGATTTCTCGTCGTTGCTCCAGCCATGGCTGACGAGTGGGGTTCCCAAGACGGCAACACTGGTGCGCACCCCGATGAGGATCCGCACTCGTATTGTCTGGGGAGTTCCGTGTCTGCTGACCTCGAGGAGAACATCGACGCCGCAGCATGGAACGCACTTGATCCCACGCAGGTTAACGTCAATTACAGTTCGACCTGCCAGTTGACGGGCGCGGGCGAGACGGATGTGGTGTGGACTCAGGGGAATATCGCATCTGGGGCACTCGCGTGGACCGACTGCGACGACTACGAAAGCGACCCTCCGACAAATCAGTGCGACCAGAATTACGTCCGCGTCGACTTGGCAACGGTCAATCAAGGGGTGGACGACGAGATCGATCAGACCATAACAACGTGCCATGAGTTCGGGCACACCGCAGGCCTGTCGCACGGTTCGACCCAGGACGACTGCATGGAGAACGTGTCAACCTCCAATCACAAACGCGCTCAAGTGGCGTCGCTATAGCGCTCACCACATCGATGACCACATCAACCCGTGGTTCTGATCTAACGAGAAGGGACGGTTGACATGGCAAAGCGATGGTTCGCCGCGACGCTGAGTATTGCCGTGCTCTTCGGGGTAGGGGCATGCTCGAACGAGAAGACTCAAGCCACTTCACAGGCGAACTCGCCGGTAGCGGACTCGGAACGCGCAGATCCTTCTGCTGCTCTGGTCGCGCATCTACGCGACACGTCCTCGGCTCGGTACGAGCCGTTCGAAACACCGAAGGACATGCTTTCTGACGCTGACGTCGCGATCATGGGTGAGGTGGTCTCCGTAGAGCTCGCGATGATCAGAAACGAGTTCGACGGCCAAGGCGGAGTTGTTGTAGGAGTCCGACCTCTAGAGGTTTGGAAGGAACCCAAAGGCGAGCCGGCCGAGTTGACGTACTTCGTGGTACGCCGCGCAAAGAACGTCGGGGTCGAACCCTTCCGCGCAGGACTTCCCGTTGGCCATAACGTCGCGATCTTCGGATACACGTCCGATGTTCAGTTCATAGAAGGCGATCCTGGCCAGCCCATCCTTGAACCGGCACCTCAGGGTCTGTTCATCGAGACCGACGCCGGGTTGGCGAACGTGTACGCCCCCGGCGACGACGGCTGGCCAGAGATCAAGACGATTAAGGATCTTGCCGCCTCGATTCAATAGTGTCTGGGAACTGCTGCGTCGACATGCGAGATGGGAGTTATTAGGCGTAGTGCGGATGGACCCCCGCGTGCGGAATTTGCAGCAGGACGCACGCTGCGATCGGTCGGACAAGAGACGCCCAGCCCGAGATAGGATCTCGATGCGAGATCCAACCATCCAGTGCGGGTTAGCACGTTCGGGGCCGCCCGGCACACCTGAGTGGCGTGATAGGCCGCGATGAGCCAGCCGGTTCGCTTTGGTGCAGAAAAGAGCTCGGCCACGTCGTCCGACGTGAGCACTCCTCGGCCGCGGCGCGCTACGGCTGGCTGGTCGGCTACCTGGCTCTGATGCTGGCCGGCGGAGGGCTCACCGCCACGGCTCTCCTGGCCGCGCCCCAGATGGCGGGGCCGGCGATGCTGGCGACGACGAGCGCCGCATTGGCTTTCCTCGGTCTCCAGGTCGCCTTCGACCGGCGCGAAGAGATCGCCGCCGACCTGTTCGCCGTAGACC includes these proteins:
- a CDS encoding matrixin family metalloprotease; this encodes MSADLEENIDAAAWNALDPTQVNVNYSSTCQLTGAGETDVVWTQGNIASGALAWTDCDDYESDPPTNQCDQNYVRVDLATVNQGVDDEIDQTITTCHEFGHTAGLSHGSTQDDCMENVSTSNHKRAQVASL
- a CDS encoding M48 family metalloprotease, which translates into the protein MIGRDEPAGSLWCRKELGHVVRREHSSAAARYGWLVGYLALMLAGGGLTATALLAAPQMAGPAMLATTSAALAFLGLQVAFDRREEIAADLFAVDLTRDLEAAAELMSFYEENVTKPPTSGGLGRAWAQFERRWFATHPAPQARLAAMRRHLVDQQTD
- a CDS encoding tyrosine-type recombinase/integrase, encoding MGHLGRTLPVNSRDLAGMTKMLKQSRSRTHQRIRELAPLLPRLVDAASDTRAAAKELLDAAAATPPGQSFTQDGHTLRRATLSDDGSRGRKVSRGHVYVDNPESGGTSDRPQDNRRNLSLEADRAFWAWALVEVLRHTGARIEEVLEITHRSFVSYRLPSTGEVIPMLQITPSKTDKERLLVIGPELAVAFAEIISHVRGDNEQLPLVSRYDSAERVHSPELPYLFQRPYGIGRTAMSSSYVIKLLDELVTTAKITNNGGTPAKFSPHDFRRIFATEAVASGLPVHITAKILGHDSIATTQTYAAVYDQDVIENHRAYIARRRALRPSQEYREPTDSEWDEFLGHFAQRKLELGTCGRAYGTGCQHEHACIRCPMLRPDPAQHQRLQQIIDSLDGRIAEASNRGWLGEVDGLRTSRAAAEQKLTQMQRTATNLGLPTVRSRLDPSPDA
- a CDS encoding tyrosine-type recombinase/integrase, with translation MERDVTALVVPTIGAVASIDAAPGTVLLDATGEPVEEVSEFFATMVACGASFSSLRSYGLALLRWWRFLAVIEVPWQRAGRIEARDFVLWMRLVGPAGRPGGYAPATINHALAVVKMFYADRTRAGDGPLVNPVPDAVHRAGRRSQAHHNPMQPFAPGPRAPLRQKMPERIPRHLPDGLFDELFATLRSDRDRALLAFYVSTGARASELLGVTVDLVNPGDQRIGVRRKGSGRLQWLPASADAFVWLRLYEQQTERPAGEQALWLTRRRPVRPLTYSAARRMLQRANESLGTAWTLHDLRHTAAQRMVDDPAMSLTDVQWVLGHAHITTTQLYLRPREEEVVARVLAHHRDRVERPSTPPPPVDTAGYSAEVLAVLFGGTRP